From Clostridia bacterium, the proteins below share one genomic window:
- a CDS encoding EthD family reductase — protein sequence MVKLVVMFKRPEDPEEFERLYRETHLPLARQMPGLRRMELSRFTGVPGGGDPPYYRMAELYFDSMDALNASMASEPSREAAKNLMSFAKGIVSMSIAEVDE from the coding sequence GTGGTCAAGCTCGTCGTGATGTTCAAGCGGCCCGAGGACCCCGAAGAATTCGAGCGCCTCTACCGGGAAACGCACCTGCCGTTGGCGCGGCAGATGCCCGGCCTGCGCCGCATGGAGCTCTCCCGTTTCACCGGCGTCCCGGGCGGCGGAGACCCTCCGTACTACCGCATGGCCGAGCTGTACTTCGACTCGATGGACGCCTTGAACGCCTCCATGGCCTCGGAACCGTCGCGGGAAGCCGCGAAGAACCTCATGTCGTTCGCCAAGGGCATCGTTTCCATGTCGATCGCCGAAGTGGACGAGTAG